A single Diceros bicornis minor isolate mBicDic1 chromosome 7, mDicBic1.mat.cur, whole genome shotgun sequence DNA region contains:
- the BCO2 gene encoding carotenoid-cleaving dioxygenase, mitochondrial isoform X1 — protein MENTYKKKAIFSKREGLPCIAPLLTTVEETPQIISAQVRGHFPKWLNGYLLRIGPGKFEFGKDKYNHWFDGMALLHQFRMEKGTVTYRSKFLQSDTYKANSVNDRIVVSEFGTLALPDPCKSIFERFMSKFEQTAITDNTNVNYVRYKGDYYLSTETNFMNKVDTETLEKTEKVDWSKFIAVNGATAHPHYDPDGTAYNMGNSYGRRGSCYNVIRVPPEKVDLGETIHGAQVICSIASAERMKSSYYHSFGMTRNYIVFIEQPLKMNLWKIITSKIRGKAFSDGISWEPEYNTRFHVVDKHTGQLLPGMYYSKPFITFHQINAFEDQGCVVIDLCCQDNGENLEVYQLQNLRKAGEGLDQVYNSVAKSFPRRFILPLHVSLNAPEGVNLSPLSYSSASAVKQPDGKIWCSYENLHPEDLEEEGGIEFPQINYGQFSGKKYHFFYGCGFRHLVGDSLIKVDVVNKTLKVWREDGFYPSEPVFVPVPGASEEDGGVILSVVITPNQNESNFLLVLDAKNFEELGRAEVPVRMPYGFHGTFVTI, from the exons ATGGAAAATACTTATAAGAAAAAAGCGATCTTCAGTAAACGGGAAGGTCTTCCATGTATTGCACCACTACTAACCACGGTGGAGGAGACTCCACAGATCATCTCTGCTCAAGTTCGAGGACATTTTCCTAAGTGGCTCAATGGCTATCTACTTCGAATTGGACCTGGGAAATTTGAGTTTGGGAAGGATAA GTACAATCACTGGTTTGATGGAATGGCTTTGCTTCACCAGTTCAGGATGGAGAAGGGCACAGTAACATATAGGAGCAAGTTTCTACAGAGTGATACATATAAGGCCAACAGTGTTAATGATCGAATTGTGGTCTCAGAATTTGGCACACTGGCTCTCCCCGATCCATGCAAGAGTATTTTTGAACGTTTTATGTCAAAGTTTGAACAGACTG CAATAACTGACAACACCAATGTCAACTATGTGCGGTACAAGGGTGATTACTACCTTAGTACTGAGACCAACTTTATGAATAAAGTGGACACTGAAACcttggaaaaaacagaaaag GTAGACTGGAGCAAATTTATTGCTGTGAATGGAGCAACTGCACATCCTCATTATGACCCAGATGGAACAGCATACAACATGGGAAACTCCTATGGGCGACGCG GTTCTTGCTATAATGTTATTCGAGTTCCTCCAGAGAAGGTGGACCTTGGAGAGACTATCCATGGAGCCCAGGTGATATGTTCTATTGCCTCTGCAGAGAGGATGAAATCTTCTTACTACCATAGCTTTG GAATGACAAGAAACTATATAGTCTTCATTGAACAGCCTCTAAAGATGAATCTGTGGAAAATCATCACTTCCAAAATTCGGGGAAAGGCCTTTTCAGATGGAATAAGCTGGGAACCCGAGTACAATACACGATTTCACGTGGTGGATAAGCACACTGGACAG CTTCTTCCAGGGATGTACTACAGTAAACCTTTTATTACTTTTCATCAAATCAATGCCTTTGAGGACCAGGGCTGTGTTGTAATTGATTTGTGCTGTCAAGATAATGGAGAAAACCTAGAAGTCTACCAACTACAGAATCTTAGGAAAGCTGGGGAAGGGCTCGATCAG GTCTATAATTCAGTAGCCAAATCTTTCCCTCGAAGATTTATTTTGCCTTTACATGTCAGTTTGAATGCCCCTGAGGGAGTGAATCTCAGCCCATTGTCCTATTCTTCAGCCAGTGCTGTGAAACAGCCTGACGGAAAG ATTTGGTGCTCTTATGAAAATCTACATCCCGAGGACCTAGAGGAGGAAGGAGGTATTGAATTTCCCCAGATCAACTATGGCCAATTCAGCGGCAAAAAGTATCATTTCTTCTATGGCTGTGGCTTTCGACATTTGGTGGGGGATTCTCTGATCAAGGTTGATGTGGTGAACAAGACACTGAAG GTTTGGAGAGAAGATGGCTTTTATCCCTCGGAACCTGTTTTTGTTCCTGTACCAGGAGCCAGTGAAGAAGACGGTGGGGTCATTCTCTCTGTGGTGATCACCCCCAACCAG AATGAAAGCAATTTTCTCCTAGTCTTGGATGCCAAGAACTTTGAAGAACTGGGCCGAGCAGAGGTGCCTGTGCGAATGCCTTATGGGTTCCATGGCACCTTTGTAACCATCTGA
- the BCO2 gene encoding carotenoid-cleaving dioxygenase, mitochondrial isoform X2 — protein sequence MALLHQFRMEKGTVTYRSKFLQSDTYKANSVNDRIVVSEFGTLALPDPCKSIFERFMSKFEQTAITDNTNVNYVRYKGDYYLSTETNFMNKVDTETLEKTEKVDWSKFIAVNGATAHPHYDPDGTAYNMGNSYGRRGSCYNVIRVPPEKVDLGETIHGAQVICSIASAERMKSSYYHSFGMTRNYIVFIEQPLKMNLWKIITSKIRGKAFSDGISWEPEYNTRFHVVDKHTGQLLPGMYYSKPFITFHQINAFEDQGCVVIDLCCQDNGENLEVYQLQNLRKAGEGLDQVYNSVAKSFPRRFILPLHVSLNAPEGVNLSPLSYSSASAVKQPDGKIWCSYENLHPEDLEEEGGIEFPQINYGQFSGKKYHFFYGCGFRHLVGDSLIKVDVVNKTLKVWREDGFYPSEPVFVPVPGASEEDGGVILSVVITPNQNESNFLLVLDAKNFEELGRAEVPVRMPYGFHGTFVTI from the exons ATGGCTTTGCTTCACCAGTTCAGGATGGAGAAGGGCACAGTAACATATAGGAGCAAGTTTCTACAGAGTGATACATATAAGGCCAACAGTGTTAATGATCGAATTGTGGTCTCAGAATTTGGCACACTGGCTCTCCCCGATCCATGCAAGAGTATTTTTGAACGTTTTATGTCAAAGTTTGAACAGACTG CAATAACTGACAACACCAATGTCAACTATGTGCGGTACAAGGGTGATTACTACCTTAGTACTGAGACCAACTTTATGAATAAAGTGGACACTGAAACcttggaaaaaacagaaaag GTAGACTGGAGCAAATTTATTGCTGTGAATGGAGCAACTGCACATCCTCATTATGACCCAGATGGAACAGCATACAACATGGGAAACTCCTATGGGCGACGCG GTTCTTGCTATAATGTTATTCGAGTTCCTCCAGAGAAGGTGGACCTTGGAGAGACTATCCATGGAGCCCAGGTGATATGTTCTATTGCCTCTGCAGAGAGGATGAAATCTTCTTACTACCATAGCTTTG GAATGACAAGAAACTATATAGTCTTCATTGAACAGCCTCTAAAGATGAATCTGTGGAAAATCATCACTTCCAAAATTCGGGGAAAGGCCTTTTCAGATGGAATAAGCTGGGAACCCGAGTACAATACACGATTTCACGTGGTGGATAAGCACACTGGACAG CTTCTTCCAGGGATGTACTACAGTAAACCTTTTATTACTTTTCATCAAATCAATGCCTTTGAGGACCAGGGCTGTGTTGTAATTGATTTGTGCTGTCAAGATAATGGAGAAAACCTAGAAGTCTACCAACTACAGAATCTTAGGAAAGCTGGGGAAGGGCTCGATCAG GTCTATAATTCAGTAGCCAAATCTTTCCCTCGAAGATTTATTTTGCCTTTACATGTCAGTTTGAATGCCCCTGAGGGAGTGAATCTCAGCCCATTGTCCTATTCTTCAGCCAGTGCTGTGAAACAGCCTGACGGAAAG ATTTGGTGCTCTTATGAAAATCTACATCCCGAGGACCTAGAGGAGGAAGGAGGTATTGAATTTCCCCAGATCAACTATGGCCAATTCAGCGGCAAAAAGTATCATTTCTTCTATGGCTGTGGCTTTCGACATTTGGTGGGGGATTCTCTGATCAAGGTTGATGTGGTGAACAAGACACTGAAG GTTTGGAGAGAAGATGGCTTTTATCCCTCGGAACCTGTTTTTGTTCCTGTACCAGGAGCCAGTGAAGAAGACGGTGGGGTCATTCTCTCTGTGGTGATCACCCCCAACCAG AATGAAAGCAATTTTCTCCTAGTCTTGGATGCCAAGAACTTTGAAGAACTGGGCCGAGCAGAGGTGCCTGTGCGAATGCCTTATGGGTTCCATGGCACCTTTGTAACCATCTGA